One Candidatus Rhabdochlamydia sp. T3358 genomic window carries:
- a CDS encoding CPBP family glutamic-type intramembrane protease, protein MIPLSFALKITEIEGRIVWLSWIIPLVLATIGIWRSRVEKIKIFFFTKIDRYFALALFGGAVVSALLFLTRVWFKNMEIMSFVGAKDAFLYFFTYYVLFIPLIFISFLGGEICWRGYLWQKWKNYPLKGGIIIWLLWCLSSIPLVTNIPQDIPYMAFYNLMLMPILHFFRYKSGAIGPGTLFYASYFSAFMYLRMIFSAPAP, encoded by the coding sequence ATGATACCTCTTTCCTTTGCTCTTAAAATCACTGAGATCGAAGGTCGCATTGTATGGCTATCCTGGATTATTCCATTAGTTCTGGCTACTATTGGAATTTGGAGATCTCGTGTTGAAAAGATAAAGATTTTCTTTTTCACAAAGATAGATCGTTATTTTGCATTAGCTTTGTTCGGAGGCGCAGTTGTTAGTGCTTTATTGTTTTTGACTCGCGTATGGTTTAAAAACATGGAAATAATGAGCTTTGTAGGAGCTAAAGATGCATTTTTGTATTTTTTTACCTACTACGTTTTATTTATTCCTCTAATTTTTATTTCGTTTTTAGGAGGAGAGATTTGTTGGAGGGGCTATCTTTGGCAAAAATGGAAAAACTATCCTCTTAAAGGAGGGATAATTATTTGGCTGCTTTGGTGTTTATCAAGCATTCCTCTAGTTACCAACATTCCTCAAGACATTCCTTATATGGCTTTCTATAACCTAATGTTAATGCCAATCCTTCATTTTTTTAGATACAAAAGCGGAGCGATTGGCCCAGGAACTCTTTTTTATGCATCATATTTTTCGGCGTTTATGTATTTGCGTATGATTTTTTCTGCTCCTGCTCCTTAA
- a CDS encoding glutamyl-tRNA reductase, with protein sequence MHIGVLGISYKSAEIGCREQILAACQKLTNKELVQDASWILLATCARVEIYFSASDLSATHSVLLNALRSEICFDLEHKLYAYFGVDCFLHLARVTSGLDSVILGESEIQRQVKVAYQLASRKKLPHDLHFLFQKALRLGKTIRTEFPFVEKNIGIDKELFLLAKCFKLHTSAVLFIGYSEINRKIISYFKSKGIKQLSLCTRNRQAAVEWSKKEDVLLLDFSQIELSSQFPMVVCGTYTDHPILYAKQFIDAKTRLIVDLSMPRAVDPLSLYPKISLLDIGHINAIIETKQQKNSLQIQEAEAMLFQLVQRYVAVFQSSKRGYECVV encoded by the coding sequence ATGCATATCGGGGTTTTAGGAATTAGTTATAAATCTGCTGAAATTGGTTGTCGTGAGCAAATTTTAGCGGCTTGTCAGAAACTGACTAACAAAGAACTTGTACAAGATGCAAGTTGGATTTTACTTGCCACTTGCGCTCGTGTTGAAATTTATTTTAGTGCAAGTGATCTAAGTGCAACGCATAGCGTATTATTAAATGCTTTGCGCTCAGAGATCTGCTTTGATTTAGAACACAAGCTATATGCTTATTTTGGTGTGGATTGTTTTTTGCATTTAGCACGGGTAACTTCTGGACTAGACAGTGTCATTCTCGGCGAATCAGAAATCCAGAGACAGGTGAAGGTAGCTTATCAATTAGCATCTAGAAAAAAACTGCCTCATGATTTGCATTTTCTGTTTCAAAAGGCCTTAAGATTGGGTAAAACCATTCGCACAGAGTTTCCTTTTGTAGAAAAAAATATTGGTATTGATAAAGAGCTATTTTTATTGGCAAAGTGCTTTAAGCTACATACATCTGCTGTTTTATTTATTGGTTATTCAGAGATCAACCGTAAAATTATTAGCTACTTTAAATCAAAAGGCATCAAACAATTGTCTTTATGTACACGCAATAGGCAAGCAGCTGTTGAATGGAGTAAAAAAGAAGATGTCTTACTACTTGATTTTTCTCAAATCGAATTAAGCTCTCAATTTCCCATGGTGGTTTGTGGAACTTATACAGATCACCCTATCTTGTATGCAAAGCAGTTTATTGATGCTAAGACGCGTTTAATCGTAGATTTAAGCATGCCCAGAGCTGTAGATCCGCTTTCTCTTTATCCTAAGATTAGCTTGTTAGATATAGGGCATATCAATGCGATCATTGAAACAAAACAACAAAAAAATTCTCTTCAGATTCAAGAAGCAGAAGCTATGTTATTTCAATTAGTTCAGCGTTATGTAGCAGTATTTCAAAGCAGCAAAAGAGGCTATGAATGCGTCGTATAA
- a CDS encoding polymer-forming cytoskeletal protein, with protein MRRIILFLLLVPVFLCSAKKPKEIEDHSIIMIPSHAVYEGDYFAAGDSIEISGIVNGDVYLIAGQVVVDGVINGDLICCAGSVDISGRVSNNARLLAGQVLLSGEIGRNITAVGGNVQLLKQSSVGKNVVITAGNADLAARIGSEVTAVASHLRVSSTIGQDLHAVVGLMRLTSQARISGDVDYRSNSDAWIDQGATVVGTITQHPSFVRNLVKGTWMQKVLVGSKLLTLSMNFLYSLAIAYLLLRLFPRNLQSALLSLRGQPWRSLSTGLITLIVLPLCCLLLLMTVLGVPFALTLIALNIVGFYTAKVYFIFWGSDWLSSKIKWRIHRLAAFAVGLIAYLIISSIPGLGKIFSLAAMVFGLGAAVTAQTKRYHAGL; from the coding sequence ATGCGTCGTATAATTCTATTTTTATTATTGGTTCCTGTTTTTCTCTGCTCTGCTAAGAAACCCAAAGAAATAGAAGATCATAGTATAATTATGATTCCCTCTCATGCAGTCTATGAAGGAGATTACTTTGCTGCAGGAGATAGCATAGAGATTTCAGGGATAGTTAATGGAGATGTGTATCTCATTGCTGGACAAGTTGTTGTTGATGGAGTGATTAATGGAGATCTGATCTGCTGTGCAGGGAGTGTGGATATTTCAGGAAGAGTATCAAATAATGCACGGTTATTAGCAGGTCAAGTTTTATTAAGTGGAGAAATCGGACGCAATATTACAGCTGTTGGGGGCAATGTTCAGCTACTCAAACAATCCTCTGTTGGAAAAAATGTCGTGATAACAGCTGGAAATGCAGATTTAGCAGCTCGTATCGGATCAGAGGTAACCGCTGTAGCTTCTCATTTACGTGTATCCTCAACTATTGGGCAAGACCTGCATGCTGTTGTAGGTTTAATGAGACTCACTTCACAAGCACGTATTAGCGGGGATGTAGACTATCGAAGCAACTCAGATGCATGGATTGATCAGGGAGCTACTGTAGTAGGAACAATTACCCAGCATCCTTCTTTTGTACGCAATTTGGTTAAAGGTACATGGATGCAAAAGGTATTAGTGGGCTCTAAACTGCTCACTCTTTCCATGAATTTCCTTTACAGCCTTGCTATTGCCTATTTATTACTGAGGCTCTTTCCTCGGAATTTACAATCAGCTCTTCTCTCTTTAAGAGGGCAGCCATGGCGTTCTTTAAGCACAGGACTAATTACATTGATTGTTTTGCCTCTTTGTTGTTTGTTGCTATTAATGACTGTTTTAGGGGTGCCATTTGCTCTAACTCTGATTGCTTTAAACATCGTAGGATTTTATACGGCTAAAGTGTACTTTATTTTCTGGGGATCGGATTGGCTGTCTAGCAAAATCAAATGGAGAATACACCGATTAGCGGCTTTTGCCGTGGGTTTGATTGCCTATTTAATCATAAGTTCTATTCCAGGATTGGGTAAAATCTTTTCCTTAGCTGCGATGGTTTTTGGACTTGGAGCTGCAGTTACGGCACAAACCAAGCGCTATCACGCAGGACTTTAA
- a CDS encoding DUF4143 domain-containing protein: protein MAQFASTSATNCYHWRSHSGAEVDLILERDGALFPIEIKCKSKPNKADASSIRKFCQTYHSCRA, encoded by the coding sequence ATGGCTCAATTTGCCTCTACATCAGCAACTAATTGCTATCATTGGCGATCTCATTCAGGTGCTGAAGTAGATTTGATTTTAGAAAGAGATGGAGCTCTTTTTCCCATTGAAATTAAATGCAAATCTAAACCTAATAAAGCAGACGCCTCGTCCATACGCAAATTCTGCCAGACTTATCATTCATGCAGGGCATGA
- a CDS encoding AAA family ATPase, which translates to MRFLPRHLTARIQSAAKHFKVILLLGARQTGKRTLLHHLLPQSKIIVFDPIQDLYEARTDPDRFLDLFPPPLVLDEVQFAPELLAALKRRNGPVLFNRVSKF; encoded by the coding sequence ATGCGTTTTTTACCCAGACACTTAACAGCTCGGATTCAATCTGCTGCAAAGCACTTTAAAGTTATTCTTCTTTTAGGCGCACGTCAAACGGGGAAAAGAACTCTCTTACACCATCTTCTACCCCAATCAAAAATTATTGTTTTTGACCCTATCCAAGATTTATATGAGGCTCGAACAGATCCTGATCGTTTTTTAGATTTGTTCCCACCACCCTTAGTTCTAGATGAAGTTCAATTTGCGCCTGAATTGCTTGCCGCTTTAAAGCGAAGAAATGGGCCAGTATTATTTAATAGGGTCTCAAAATTTTAG
- a CDS encoding regulatory protein RecX: MSYSEEDRVKKQAFLYLARRSFFTEELSLKLAQKGFSKEVIDKVLDLCIKQGFLDDQKLTQQLVERARDRGFGSKAIWFKLCCRVGINSSVLQQVILETEKNQWVSLQKLIQKKSHQIQLLDPKQKNRWIAKMLRRGYGYEEIIRCLEEV; encoded by the coding sequence ATGTCTTACTCAGAAGAAGACCGAGTAAAAAAACAAGCGTTTTTATACCTCGCAAGACGCTCTTTTTTTACAGAAGAGCTAAGCTTAAAGCTTGCTCAGAAGGGATTTTCTAAAGAGGTGATTGACAAGGTATTAGATCTGTGCATCAAACAAGGTTTTTTAGATGATCAAAAATTAACCCAGCAATTAGTAGAAAGGGCAAGAGATAGAGGATTTGGGTCAAAGGCTATTTGGTTTAAACTCTGCTGTAGAGTGGGGATAAACAGCTCTGTTTTACAACAAGTCATTTTGGAGACAGAAAAAAATCAATGGGTAAGTCTGCAAAAGCTTATCCAAAAAAAATCTCATCAAATCCAGCTTTTAGATCCTAAACAAAAGAATCGATGGATCGCAAAAATGCTCAGACGTGGTTATGGCTATGAGGAGATTATACGTTGTTTAGAAGAAGTTTAG
- a CDS encoding ATP-binding protein, translating into MGQYYLIGSQNFSVLKSASESMAGRVAIFHLNPFTPLEIAGMGDQGWLNDYLLNPESFMHAPHELIPNLPSLNEFLFRGTYPRATMLPISELESFFLSYIQTYVERDVLLIENIENLTLFGDFFRLSAVLTAQEINASHFRKRTCTFLTNKPANGSICLYISN; encoded by the coding sequence ATGGGCCAGTATTATTTAATAGGGTCTCAAAATTTTAGTGTTCTCAAATCAGCATCTGAAAGCATGGCAGGAAGAGTGGCTATTTTTCACCTAAACCCCTTTACTCCTTTAGAAATAGCAGGAATGGGTGATCAAGGATGGTTAAATGATTACTTGTTAAATCCTGAATCCTTTATGCATGCTCCTCATGAACTAATTCCTAATCTTCCTTCCTTAAATGAATTTCTTTTTAGAGGAACCTATCCAAGAGCAACAATGTTACCTATATCGGAATTAGAATCTTTTTTCCTTTCTTATATCCAAACCTACGTTGAGCGTGATGTACTCCTAATTGAGAATATTGAAAACTTAACCTTATTTGGTGATTTTTTTAGGCTCTCGGCTGTTTTAACAGCACAGGAAATCAATGCGTCTCATTTTAGGAAGAGAACTTGCACTTTCCTCACAAACAAGCCCGCAAATGGCTCAATTTGCCTCTACATCAGCAACTAA
- a CDS encoding RluA family pseudouridine synthase: MFTHKNCFTSSLEESHLRLDALLSLRFPDKSRSYFQFLIKQGYVLVNGKAVKKRERAKPGDEIEIYFQITPEIDLTPESIDLEILYEDEHLIVINKPAGMVVHPAPGHYRGTFVNALLFHCKQIDSDDPLRPGIVHRLDKDTSGILIAAKTRAAHTGLIDLFAKRKIEKTYLAICIGTPREGLIDAPIARHLSRRKEMTICMQGRASKTICQVLAQNSSLSFVKLELLTGRTHQLRVHLKHIGTPILGDETYGNSTINKKFSTKRQLLHAYFIKFFHPITQQILSLTAPIPEDLREAIELVDSQREKKSI, encoded by the coding sequence ATGTTTACTCATAAAAATTGTTTTACATCCTCTTTAGAAGAGTCCCATCTGCGGCTTGATGCTCTGTTATCTCTAAGATTTCCGGATAAATCGCGTAGTTATTTCCAATTTTTAATCAAGCAAGGCTATGTCCTTGTCAATGGTAAGGCGGTTAAAAAAAGAGAAAGGGCAAAACCTGGGGATGAAATTGAGATCTATTTTCAAATCACTCCTGAAATCGATTTAACCCCTGAATCCATCGATTTAGAGATCCTGTATGAAGATGAACATCTGATTGTCATCAATAAACCCGCTGGAATGGTTGTTCATCCAGCTCCTGGCCATTACAGAGGGACCTTTGTCAATGCTCTTTTGTTTCATTGCAAGCAGATAGACTCTGATGATCCCTTAAGACCTGGTATTGTGCATCGATTGGATAAAGATACTTCTGGGATCTTGATTGCTGCAAAAACACGAGCAGCACATACGGGTTTAATAGATTTATTTGCAAAACGAAAAATAGAAAAGACCTATTTAGCCATTTGTATAGGTACACCAAGAGAGGGTCTCATCGATGCGCCGATTGCCCGCCACCTTTCTCGTCGTAAAGAAATGACTATATGTATGCAAGGAAGAGCGTCTAAAACCATCTGCCAAGTTTTAGCTCAAAATAGTTCTCTTTCTTTTGTTAAACTAGAGCTTCTAACCGGTCGCACACACCAATTAAGAGTACATTTAAAACATATAGGGACCCCTATTTTAGGCGATGAAACTTATGGAAATTCTACTATTAATAAAAAATTTTCTACAAAAAGACAACTTTTACATGCCTATTTTATAAAATTTTTTCACCCTATTACTCAGCAAATTCTCTCGCTAACAGCTCCTATTCCAGAAGACTTAAGAGAAGCTATTGAACTAGTTGATTCTCAAAGAGAAAAAAAATCTATCTAG
- a CDS encoding helix-turn-helix domain-containing protein: MNKSQIEEIKTRASQGESKASIAKSFHLSRQAIYIYLARDLKEQEQKKSYANT; this comes from the coding sequence TTGAACAAATCTCAAATAGAAGAAATAAAAACTCGCGCATCCCAAGGTGAAAGCAAAGCCTCGATAGCGAAATCATTTCATCTTTCGAGGCAAGCAATCTACATATACCTAGCCAGAGATCTTAAGGAGCAGGAGCAGAAAAAATCATACGCAAATACATAA
- the kdsA gene encoding 3-deoxy-8-phosphooctulonate synthase translates to MKTIKIKNFCIGKNQPLTIICGPCVIESEDHALFCAEQLVNIFKGFPELNFIFKSSYDKANRSAHSSFRGPGIQKGLEILAKIQQIFDLPVLTDIHSSEEAIEAAKVVEIIQIPAFLCRQTDLIVAAAQTGAILNIKKGQFMSPWDMQNVINKILISGNDRIILTDRGTSFGYNNLVSDMRAIPIMQEMGYPTCYDASHSVQLPGGLGNASGGQRQFIPPLAQAAIAAGANCLFIEAHPNPIEAKSDKESVLAFDMLPKLLSTVSQIYEVVQRCEQC, encoded by the coding sequence ATGAAAACAATTAAAATAAAGAACTTTTGCATTGGTAAAAATCAACCCTTAACAATCATTTGTGGACCTTGCGTAATTGAATCTGAAGATCATGCTCTCTTTTGTGCTGAACAATTGGTAAATATATTTAAAGGTTTTCCAGAGCTTAATTTTATTTTTAAATCAAGCTATGACAAAGCAAATCGCTCTGCTCATAGTTCTTTTCGAGGACCTGGAATACAAAAAGGTTTAGAAATTTTAGCAAAAATCCAACAAATATTCGATTTACCCGTTTTAACAGATATTCACTCTTCTGAAGAAGCCATTGAGGCTGCTAAGGTTGTTGAGATTATTCAAATCCCCGCTTTTCTTTGCCGTCAAACCGATTTGATTGTAGCCGCTGCTCAAACAGGAGCTATTTTGAATATTAAAAAGGGACAGTTTATGTCGCCTTGGGATATGCAAAATGTAATAAATAAAATTCTCATTTCTGGAAATGATCGGATTATTCTAACTGATCGAGGAACAAGCTTTGGATATAATAATCTTGTGAGCGATATGCGAGCTATTCCTATTATGCAAGAGATGGGTTATCCTACCTGTTACGATGCTTCCCACTCTGTACAACTTCCAGGAGGACTAGGAAATGCTTCTGGAGGACAACGTCAGTTTATCCCTCCTCTTGCGCAAGCTGCTATTGCCGCAGGTGCTAATTGCTTATTTATTGAAGCACACCCTAATCCTATAGAAGCTAAAAGCGATAAAGAATCCGTATTGGCTTTTGATATGCTGCCCAAACTTCTTAGCACGGTTTCCCAAATTTATGAAGTTGTTCAAAGGTGTGAACAATGTTAA
- a CDS encoding KH domain-containing protein: MKEFVEYIVKNLVDLPQEVQITEIMGQSSLIIEIAVAKSDIGKIIGKKGKTINAIRDLLKSVASRNQIRITLEIIEEDK, translated from the coding sequence ATGAAAGAGTTTGTTGAATACATCGTGAAGAACCTTGTTGATCTCCCCCAAGAAGTTCAAATTACTGAAATTATGGGCCAAAGCTCCTTGATTATCGAGATAGCTGTAGCAAAATCAGATATCGGAAAAATTATTGGTAAAAAAGGTAAAACGATTAATGCGATTCGAGATTTACTCAAATCTGTAGCAAGTCGCAATCAAATCCGTATTACCCTTGAAATCATTGAAGAAGATAAATAA
- the dapB gene encoding 4-hydroxy-tetrahydrodipicolinate reductase, translating into MLIGLSVLGAMGKMGKNILALAANQSNYKVVMGTSRKCSERPTLQKIANMDINMTSSAKLAIHASDITIDVSSKDTILYHLEYAKQSLKPIVIGTTGHSIEIQKKIEDTAQYIPIFYTPNFSPGIALLLQLVEFIKTSGFCENCCVDIIETHHIHKKDLPSGTAIALAKATDKEIAEDATTKNKSSQVRIHAIRSGEVIGEHQVIFEYGNEQIKLTHQAHSRDVFAQGALAAAAFLIDKKPGLYSNINNSLI; encoded by the coding sequence ATGCTTATTGGTTTATCAGTACTTGGTGCAATGGGAAAAATGGGGAAAAACATTCTTGCTTTAGCAGCAAATCAATCTAACTATAAAGTAGTTATGGGGACATCAAGAAAGTGTTCAGAAAGACCTACACTACAAAAAATAGCGAATATGGATATTAACATGACAAGTTCTGCTAAACTAGCCATTCACGCTTCAGACATTACCATTGATGTCTCTTCCAAAGATACTATTCTTTATCACTTAGAGTATGCAAAGCAATCTCTTAAGCCTATTGTCATAGGGACAACCGGACATAGCATAGAAATACAAAAAAAAATCGAAGACACCGCCCAGTATATTCCTATATTCTATACTCCTAATTTCAGCCCAGGCATTGCTCTTTTATTACAGCTAGTTGAATTTATAAAAACGTCTGGTTTTTGTGAAAATTGTTGTGTTGATATTATTGAAACCCATCATATACATAAAAAAGATTTGCCTAGCGGCACAGCAATTGCCCTTGCTAAGGCTACAGACAAAGAGATTGCAGAAGATGCGACAACAAAAAACAAATCCTCCCAAGTTCGTATTCATGCTATACGCAGTGGTGAAGTGATAGGAGAACACCAAGTCATCTTCGAATATGGCAATGAACAAATAAAGTTAACCCATCAAGCGCACTCTCGCGATGTATTTGCACAAGGAGCTCTAGCGGCAGCTGCATTTCTAATCGATAAAAAACCGGGACTCTATTCTAATATAAATAATAGTTTAATTTAA